A stretch of the Veillonella parvula DSM 2008 genome encodes the following:
- a CDS encoding GNAT family N-acetyltransferase, with protein sequence MSELVIRPITRNDIAPCLDIYNYEVVNGVATLDLEPRTLSEWQEWYESHSDEHHPIVVGTIDGIVAGYASLSPYRPKEAYKSTVELSIYIHQDYRGRGIATQLMAHILEIAKNDPLLHNVVSVITAGNEGSTKLHARFGFTYCGLTPQVGFKHGKYQDTETYALLV encoded by the coding sequence ATGAGTGAATTAGTAATACGACCAATTACAAGGAATGATATAGCCCCTTGTTTAGATATTTATAATTACGAGGTTGTAAACGGCGTAGCCACGCTTGATCTTGAACCTCGCACGTTGTCAGAGTGGCAGGAGTGGTATGAGTCTCATAGCGATGAGCACCATCCTATTGTGGTAGGTACCATTGATGGGATTGTAGCAGGCTATGCATCGCTTTCACCATATCGACCTAAAGAGGCCTATAAAAGTACCGTCGAATTATCTATCTATATCCATCAAGATTATCGCGGTAGAGGGATCGCTACACAACTGATGGCTCATATTTTAGAAATAGCAAAAAATGATCCGTTATTGCATAATGTGGTATCCGTTATTACGGCTGGCAATGAAGGCAGCACTAAGTTACACGCGCGATTTGGCTTTACCTATTGTGGTCTAACGCCTCAAGTTGGATTCAAACATGGTAAATATCAGGATACCGAAACATACGCATTATTGGTATAA
- the hisJ gene encoding histidinol-phosphatase HisJ — protein sequence MNMKDERQFVGYSKYRSRLVDGHVHTELCPHGSGDRTAMMIEKAIELRIEKVCLTEHAPLPTAFAAEYGGDKKAYDTASLKLNEVDTYLELGRQLQRAYGTHIDISLGFEVDYIPGFESDIQEFLDRYGPLTDDNILSVHFMEGVNNAFYCLDYSPEEFEKGFGPWIEKQYELYYKYYSTVRQAVRADLGEYTPKRIGHFDLIKKYQHHFGFERHLDRRNAQVVSDILHIMRVQGRELDYNMSGFFKPDCREMYPSRFIQGMAAIIGVPFVLGSDAHSVADIENVWG from the coding sequence ATGAACATGAAAGATGAACGGCAGTTCGTTGGATATAGTAAGTATCGCAGCCGTCTCGTGGACGGTCATGTGCATACGGAATTGTGTCCACATGGTAGTGGGGACCGAACTGCGATGATGATAGAAAAGGCCATCGAGTTGCGTATCGAAAAGGTATGCCTTACAGAACATGCACCATTGCCAACAGCTTTTGCTGCAGAATATGGTGGTGATAAAAAGGCCTATGACACAGCGTCTTTGAAATTAAATGAAGTTGATACTTACTTAGAGTTGGGTCGTCAATTACAACGTGCCTATGGCACACATATCGATATTTCTCTCGGTTTTGAAGTCGATTATATTCCAGGCTTTGAATCAGACATTCAAGAGTTCTTGGATCGCTATGGTCCGTTGACGGATGATAATATTTTATCCGTTCACTTTATGGAAGGCGTTAATAATGCCTTTTACTGCTTAGACTACAGTCCTGAAGAATTCGAAAAAGGCTTCGGCCCGTGGATCGAAAAACAATATGAGTTATATTACAAGTATTATTCTACAGTGCGTCAAGCCGTGCGTGCTGACCTCGGTGAATATACACCTAAACGCATAGGTCATTTTGATTTAATCAAGAAATACCAACATCACTTTGGATTTGAACGTCATTTAGATCGTCGCAATGCGCAGGTGGTGAGCGATATTTTGCATATCATGCGCGTCCAAGGTCGCGAGCTAGACTACAACATGAGCGGCTTCTTCAAACCAGATTGTCGTGAAATGTACCCAAGCCGCTTCATTCAAGGCATGGCGGCTATCATTGGTGTGCCATTTGTACTTGGATCTGATGCACATAGTGTGGCAGATATAGAAAACGTTTGGGGCTAA
- the hisG gene encoding ATP phosphoribosyltransferase, with protein sequence MVQQQLPTGFRDDIGIVAERKDDVSQYVLGLCRNRQYTKISTPLVEYKDVFNGYAMGRGQHMYEFMDSSEVSVVIRPDLTMPIGRFLATTNIELPRTFYYLGDVFMKNKKHRGDVNQVTQGGIEMVGYKGLEAEQECFKIIKEVNEAQLGNSLLLEIGDARFSRAITDALGLSDDEKAELLEALFTKYLPRYNELISDFKNSALYPFLTVWPRLFGTVQDIKDELNQIILPAAAQRILDNLVDMANQVEATGQQVRIDVSTEPLQSYYTGLTFRGYVDGVSQYIVSGGRYDGLLSSFDGTPMPAVGMAFNIDVLTDVTLQGASKAQDNDTLRIALTKGRVEKDFIPLLETCGIDCEPLHNKARKLIISLGDSMEVILAKGPDVTTYLKNGVVDLGIVGSDVLDEQDDTSYEMLDLQTGKCQFILASLEGYDPKEGRRQRIGTKYPTITKQYFGAQDVEIIKIEGSVELAPLVGLADAIVDITETGTTLRENNLEIFDWLQPISTRLVANPLALKQKRNTIFKLIDQLSEAINKN encoded by the coding sequence ATGGTACAGCAGCAATTACCTACTGGTTTCCGCGATGATATAGGGATCGTAGCAGAGCGTAAGGATGATGTGAGTCAATATGTGCTCGGTCTTTGTCGAAATCGTCAATACACAAAGATCTCTACGCCTCTTGTAGAGTACAAAGATGTATTCAATGGCTATGCAATGGGGCGCGGTCAGCATATGTACGAATTTATGGATAGTTCTGAAGTGTCCGTCGTAATTCGTCCTGATTTAACAATGCCTATTGGTCGTTTCTTAGCGACTACAAATATTGAATTGCCTCGCACGTTCTACTACTTGGGCGATGTATTTATGAAAAATAAAAAGCATCGTGGCGATGTTAACCAAGTGACGCAAGGTGGCATTGAAATGGTGGGCTATAAAGGGCTTGAGGCTGAGCAAGAGTGCTTCAAGATTATTAAAGAGGTGAATGAAGCTCAATTGGGCAATAGTTTATTGCTCGAAATTGGGGATGCTCGTTTTTCTCGTGCTATTACCGATGCTCTTGGACTCAGTGATGATGAAAAAGCAGAGCTCTTAGAGGCTTTATTTACTAAATATTTGCCACGATATAACGAGTTGATTTCTGACTTTAAAAATAGTGCGCTATATCCATTCTTAACTGTATGGCCTCGCTTGTTTGGTACGGTTCAAGATATTAAGGATGAGCTAAATCAGATTATCTTGCCTGCAGCGGCGCAGCGCATTTTAGATAATCTCGTAGATATGGCAAATCAAGTGGAAGCAACGGGGCAACAGGTTCGCATCGATGTATCTACGGAACCGCTTCAATCCTATTACACAGGCCTTACGTTTAGAGGCTATGTGGATGGCGTGTCTCAATACATCGTCAGCGGCGGTCGCTATGATGGCTTGCTATCTAGCTTTGATGGTACGCCGATGCCGGCAGTAGGGATGGCTTTTAATATCGACGTCTTGACTGATGTTACCTTGCAGGGTGCAAGCAAAGCTCAAGATAACGATACATTACGTATCGCTCTTACGAAGGGGCGCGTAGAAAAGGATTTTATTCCACTCCTAGAAACATGTGGCATTGACTGCGAGCCATTACATAATAAGGCGCGTAAGCTCATTATCTCTTTAGGCGATTCTATGGAGGTCATCCTTGCAAAGGGGCCAGATGTAACGACGTATTTGAAAAATGGTGTTGTTGACCTTGGCATCGTCGGTAGTGATGTGCTCGATGAACAAGACGATACAAGCTATGAAATGCTAGATTTACAAACGGGTAAATGCCAATTTATCTTGGCGTCCTTAGAGGGCTATGATCCTAAAGAAGGTCGCCGTCAACGCATTGGTACGAAATATCCAACCATTACAAAACAGTATTTTGGAGCTCAAGATGTGGAAATCATCAAGATTGAAGGCTCTGTTGAGCTGGCCCCACTTGTAGGACTAGCAGATGCTATCGTAGATATTACGGAAACGGGTACCACTTTGCGTGAAAACAATCTAGAAATCTTCGATTGGTTACAGCCCATATCTACACGCTTAGTAGCAAATCCATTAGCATTAAAACAAAAGCGAAACACCATTTTTAAGCTCATAGATCAGCTTTCAGAAGCAATTAATAAAAATTAA